In a genomic window of Sulfurimonas denitrificans DSM 1251:
- a CDS encoding phosphoribosylanthranilate isomerase → MRTKICGITSYDDAMSAIDSGADALGFVFYEASARYISPRDAAEIIKKLPPFIEKVALFVNSDAQIINSYCQEAGATLAQIHFEAPLRLYEQLFVPYIKVIRAKEPQDILQYANEYRLVDAYCETYGGSGKRLNLDWFDGVDCSKIILAGGLDPKNVSSLKKYGFYGVDVSSGVEISQGKKDYKKVKEFIRNAK, encoded by the coding sequence ATGCGCACTAAGATTTGTGGAATAACCTCTTATGATGATGCTATGAGTGCGATTGATTCTGGTGCTGATGCTTTAGGATTCGTTTTTTATGAAGCCTCTGCGAGATATATCTCTCCAAGAGATGCAGCAGAGATTATAAAAAAGCTACCTCCATTTATAGAAAAAGTTGCTCTTTTTGTAAATAGCGATGCTCAAATAATAAACTCTTACTGCCAAGAAGCTGGTGCAACATTGGCCCAGATTCACTTTGAAGCCCCACTCAGATTATATGAACAGTTGTTCGTCCCTTATATAAAAGTCATCAGAGCAAAAGAGCCACAAGATATTTTGCAATATGCTAATGAGTACCGTCTTGTGGATGCTTACTGCGAAACATACGGTGGAAGCGGAAAAAGATTAAATCTTGATTGGTTTGATGGAGTCGATTGCTCAAAAATTATTTTAGCTGGCGGATTAGACCCCAAAAATGTCTCTTCTCTTAAGAAATATGGTTTTTATGGTGTTGATGTTAGTAGTGGGGTTGAGATTTCGCAGGGCAAAAAAGATTATAAAAAAGTTAAAGAGTTTATTAGAAATGCAAAGTAA
- a CDS encoding 3'-5' exonuclease, with amino-acid sequence MIFDEPTFSLDAKSIHKLSTKGLSIKTLREQIHDDLDFLLQLWHAQGLEIVKQSGSFYFTTAFKPMSESTFCIVDIETNGSKIEKHQIIEIAALKVKNGLVVERFESLVECHEINPHITEITGISTNETIDAPNLKKVMYDFRTFLGDAVFIAHDVKFDYKFISLSMQKIGLPPLLNRSLCSLSLAERTIESYRYALSYLNTIFNLHPEATHHRAMSDVITTYELFKLSLNSVDKEVKTVEDLIRFSKEAKRLKRPKFDPRLEDQE; translated from the coding sequence ATGATTTTTGATGAGCCAACTTTCTCCCTAGACGCAAAAAGTATCCATAAACTCTCAACTAAAGGTTTATCTATTAAGACGTTAAGGGAGCAGATACATGACGATTTGGATTTTTTACTTCAACTTTGGCATGCTCAGGGCTTGGAGATAGTAAAGCAATCTGGAAGTTTCTACTTTACCACTGCTTTTAAACCTATGAGTGAGAGTACTTTTTGTATTGTAGATATTGAGACAAACGGCTCAAAGATAGAGAAGCATCAAATCATAGAGATAGCTGCGCTAAAAGTTAAAAATGGTTTAGTAGTAGAGCGCTTTGAATCACTAGTAGAGTGCCATGAAATAAATCCTCACATAACAGAAATAACAGGTATCTCTACCAATGAAACCATAGACGCACCAAATCTTAAAAAAGTTATGTATGATTTTAGAACATTTTTAGGTGACGCAGTTTTTATCGCTCATGATGTGAAATTTGATTATAAGTTTATATCTTTGAGTATGCAAAAGATTGGTCTGCCTCCACTTCTAAATAGAAGTTTATGTTCACTCTCTCTAGCTGAGAGGACTATAGAATCTTATAGGTACGCTCTATCTTATCTAAATACAATATTCAATCTCCATCCAGAGGCTACCCATCATAGAGCGATGAGTGATGTTATAACAACATACGAACTTTTTAAATTATCATTAAATAGTGTTGATAAAGAAGTGAAAACAGTTGAAGATTTAATAAGATTTTCAAAAGAGGCAAAAAGACTAAAGCGACCAAAATTTGATCCTCGACTTGAGGATCAAGAGTAA
- the accA gene encoding acetyl-CoA carboxylase carboxyl transferase subunit alpha produces MATYLDFEQKIKIIQEDIISAQVRHDDGLVASLKKNLDKEVSKIFTNLSPFQQLQLARHVDRPYALDYINLLMRDKYEIHGDRHFRDDAAILCYIGYIGEEKVVVIGEQKGRGTKNKIKRNFGMPHPEGYRKALRAAKLAEKFNLPLLMLVDTPGAYPGIGAEERNQSEAIARNLLELSQLNTQSISVVIGEGGSGGALAIGVADRFAMMRYSVFSVISPEGCSAILWNDPAKVESATNAMKITSGDLKELNLIDDIIAEPLIGAHRDRDSAAAAIGEYFLSELKKLRQMSNEQRMEERYKKLTSVGAFSE; encoded by the coding sequence TTGGCAACATATTTAGACTTTGAACAGAAAATAAAAATAATCCAAGAAGACATTATATCTGCACAGGTTCGTCATGATGATGGACTTGTTGCATCACTGAAGAAAAACTTAGATAAAGAAGTTTCAAAGATATTTACAAATCTTTCTCCCTTTCAACAACTCCAACTTGCACGACATGTTGATAGACCATATGCGCTTGATTATATAAATCTTCTTATGAGAGATAAATATGAGATTCATGGAGATAGACATTTTCGTGATGATGCGGCTATCCTTTGTTATATTGGTTACATTGGGGAAGAGAAGGTTGTTGTAATAGGTGAGCAAAAAGGTCGTGGAACTAAAAATAAGATAAAACGAAACTTTGGTATGCCTCATCCTGAAGGTTATCGTAAAGCTTTACGTGCTGCAAAGCTTGCTGAAAAGTTTAACCTTCCTCTTCTTATGTTGGTAGATACTCCTGGTGCATATCCTGGAATTGGTGCTGAGGAGAGAAATCAGAGTGAAGCTATAGCTAGAAATCTCTTAGAGTTATCACAACTAAATACTCAGAGTATCTCTGTAGTTATTGGTGAGGGCGGAAGTGGTGGAGCATTGGCAATAGGCGTAGCGGATAGATTTGCAATGATGAGATATTCGGTTTTTAGTGTTATTTCACCAGAGGGATGCTCTGCTATTTTATGGAATGACCCCGCAAAAGTGGAATCTGCAACAAATGCCATGAAAATTACAAGTGGAGATTTGAAAGAGTTAAATCTAATAGATGATATTATTGCAGAACCACTAATTGGAGCACATAGAGATAGAGATAGTGCTGCTGCTGCAATTGGAGAGTATTTCTTAAGTGAACTTAAAAAATTGCGTCAAATGTCTAACGAGCAGAGAATGGAAGAGAGATATAAAAAACTAACAAGCGTGGGTGCTTTTAGCGAATAA
- a CDS encoding beta-ketoacyl-ACP synthase II — protein MKRVVVTGLGMINAVGNDKESSFKAICEGECGIDIITLFDPENYSVKIAGEVKNFDPETVMSPKEVKKADRFIHLGLKAAQEAMADANFSQEIDMDRFGISAGSGIGGLPSIEKNSIIIETKGPRRISPFFIPGALVNMLGGFVSIEHGTKGPNLSSVTACAAGTHAISEAVKTIMCGGADKMLVVSAECAVTGAGVGGFAAMKALSTRNEEPKKASRPFDANRDGFVMGEGAAALILEVYEDAIARGAKIYGEIIGFGESGDASHITTPSLDGPARAMKAAYAMAGKPKLDYVNAHGTSTPINDKNETEAVKELLGGKENCPPMSSIKGQIGHCLGAAGGIEAVVCLMAMRDGIIPPTINHETPDQDCDLDIVPNKARRAELNTVMSNSFGFGGTNGVLIFRKI, from the coding sequence ATGAAAAGAGTTGTAGTTACTGGATTGGGAATGATAAATGCAGTTGGAAATGATAAAGAGAGCTCTTTTAAAGCTATCTGTGAGGGCGAGTGTGGAATAGATATTATTACTCTTTTTGACCCAGAAAATTACAGCGTAAAAATTGCAGGAGAAGTTAAAAATTTTGATCCTGAGACAGTAATGTCGCCAAAAGAGGTTAAAAAAGCTGATAGATTTATCCATCTTGGATTAAAAGCGGCTCAAGAGGCAATGGCTGATGCAAATTTTTCTCAAGAAATTGATATGGATAGATTTGGTATAAGCGCTGGCTCTGGTATTGGCGGACTGCCTTCCATTGAAAAAAATTCTATTATTATAGAGACAAAAGGTCCACGAAGAATAAGCCCATTTTTTATTCCAGGTGCACTTGTGAATATGCTTGGTGGTTTTGTCTCAATTGAGCATGGAACAAAAGGTCCAAATTTATCTAGTGTTACAGCATGTGCTGCTGGAACTCATGCGATAAGCGAAGCGGTAAAGACTATTATGTGTGGTGGTGCAGATAAGATGTTAGTAGTCTCTGCAGAGTGCGCTGTAACTGGCGCGGGTGTTGGCGGATTTGCTGCTATGAAAGCACTCTCAACAAGAAATGAAGAGCCAAAAAAAGCTTCTCGTCCATTTGACGCTAATCGTGATGGGTTTGTAATGGGAGAAGGCGCTGCGGCACTAATTCTTGAGGTATATGAAGACGCTATTGCACGTGGGGCAAAGATCTATGGAGAGATTATAGGTTTTGGAGAGAGTGGAGATGCAAGTCATATTACTACTCCAAGCCTTGATGGCCCTGCTCGTGCTATGAAGGCAGCTTACGCAATGGCAGGAAAACCTAAACTAGATTATGTAAATGCTCATGGAACAAGTACGCCAATTAATGATAAAAATGAAACAGAAGCAGTAAAAGAGCTTCTTGGCGGAAAAGAGAACTGTCCTCCAATGAGTTCAATTAAGGGTCAAATAGGTCACTGCCTTGGTGCAGCTGGCGGAATCGAGGCTGTTGTATGTTTAATGGCAATGCGTGATGGAATCATCCCTCCAACTATAAACCATGAAACACCAGATCAGGATTGTGATTTAGATATTGTTCCAAACAAGGCTAGACGTGCCGAGTTAAATACTGTAATGAGCAACTCATTTGGTTTTGGTGGAACAAATGGCGTTTTAATTTTTAGAAAAATCTAA
- the acpP gene encoding acyl carrier protein: MALLDDIKAVVVEQLSVSADEVKEDSKFVEDLGADSLDVVELVMALEEKFDIEIPDDEAEKIRTVKDVVNYIESK; the protein is encoded by the coding sequence ATGGCACTTTTAGACGATATTAAAGCGGTAGTAGTTGAACAATTAAGCGTAAGCGCTGATGAAGTTAAAGAGGACTCAAAGTTTGTTGAGGATTTAGGTGCTGATAGCCTTGATGTAGTTGAATTGGTAATGGCTCTTGAAGAGAAATTTGATATCGAAATTCCTGATGATGAAGCAGAAAAAATTAGAACTGTTAAAGATGTAGTTAACTATATCGAAAGTAAATAA
- a CDS encoding cryptochrome/photolyase family protein, giving the protein MKRVLWFRRDLRVKDNPLLTLGGEVLPIFIFDENILKELSQDDKRVTFIFHYLLKLKSDLQHIGLDLKIFYGTPEAVFEHLSKFDEVVASGDYDSYAKSRDLHISHKLHFRYLHDTYIFKPKEILKDDGSPYFVFTPFYKKARVALHVKDLQEKKIAQNILIGSDYEGITKVDIGITKLSLAIESIGFKAQNLNIIAPQKKLENFKKNISKYSQMRDFLDVDISSSLSVDLRFGTISIREVLLEVLKLAEVSEPFIRQLIFRDFYAYALFHTPHVESENYKYSFNGIEDKEKFIAFCSAKTGVPIVDAGVRELLKTGYMHNRVRMVVASFFTKDLLLPWQWGERFFAEHLLDYDKASNVLSWQWSAGTGVDPQPYFRIFNPYLQSKKFDKEALYIKRYVSELSTIEIKNIHKEEYLLCADIKDYPKPIVTHKEASKRAVELFKKR; this is encoded by the coding sequence TTGAAGAGAGTACTTTGGTTTAGACGAGATTTAAGAGTAAAAGATAATCCTCTGCTAACTCTTGGTGGAGAGGTTTTACCTATCTTTATATTTGATGAAAATATATTAAAAGAGTTATCGCAAGATGATAAGAGAGTAACTTTTATATTTCATTATCTTTTAAAACTAAAGAGTGATTTACAACACATCGGACTAGATTTAAAGATATTTTATGGAACTCCAGAGGCTGTTTTTGAGCATTTAAGTAAGTTTGATGAGGTTGTGGCATCTGGAGATTATGATAGTTATGCAAAGAGTAGAGATTTGCATATCTCACACAAACTACACTTTAGATACCTGCATGACACATATATATTTAAGCCCAAAGAGATTCTAAAAGATGATGGCTCTCCATATTTTGTCTTTACTCCTTTTTATAAAAAAGCAAGAGTTGCACTACATGTAAAAGATTTGCAAGAGAAAAAAATTGCTCAAAATATTTTAATCGGTAGTGATTATGAGGGAATTACAAAAGTAGATATAGGCATAACAAAACTATCTTTAGCTATAGAATCAATTGGATTTAAAGCTCAAAACTTAAATATTATAGCTCCTCAAAAAAAGCTTGAGAATTTTAAAAAAAATATCTCAAAATATAGCCAGATGAGAGATTTTTTAGATGTTGATATCTCTTCAAGCTTAAGCGTTGATTTACGTTTTGGTACTATCTCTATTAGAGAAGTTTTACTTGAAGTACTAAAGCTCGCAGAAGTTAGTGAGCCATTTATAAGACAGCTTATTTTTAGAGATTTTTACGCTTACGCACTTTTTCATACACCACATGTAGAGAGTGAAAACTATAAATATAGCTTCAATGGTATAGAAGATAAAGAGAAATTTATAGCCTTTTGCAGCGCTAAAACAGGCGTGCCAATAGTGGATGCTGGAGTTAGAGAACTTTTAAAAACTGGTTACATGCACAACAGAGTTCGAATGGTGGTAGCCTCTTTTTTTACAAAAGATTTACTTCTTCCATGGCAGTGGGGAGAGAGATTTTTTGCAGAACATCTGCTTGATTATGATAAAGCAAGTAATGTACTTTCGTGGCAATGGAGTGCAGGAACTGGGGTGGATCCACAGCCATATTTTAGAATTTTTAATCCATATTTGCAGAGTAAAAAATTTGATAAAGAGGCTCTTTATATAAAGAGATATGTTAGTGAACTCTCTACAATTGAGATAAAAAATATTCACAAAGAAGAGTACCTTCTTTGTGCCGATATAAAAGATTATCCAAAACCAATAGTTACTCACAAAGAGGCATCAAAAAGAGCAGTAGAGCTTTTTAAAAAAAGATAA
- a CDS encoding YbgA family protein, translating to MKIAVSACLLGEKVRFDGGHKHDRFITDELGKYASFAPFCPEIIAFGVPRPSIRLVNKEDSYRIISNKNGDDLTNELQDKSYQEFRKIVQNDLSGIIFKSKSPSCGMGSAKAYLENGFADSKADGLFVTICKEKFPLLPMEEEGRLQDDWLRENFIMQLFAYNSFEVLKKSNPTIKMVVDFHTKNKFLLQAKDEKIYRVLGNIVGNHEKLPFDELLSNYEYNFKVAISKKSSIGRNRNVLEHMSGFFKNELSSVEKETLHEQIEEYAQKIVPIVVPLSTIKLYAKKYNTSYLLGQAFLDPYPKELALRSSLLSSK from the coding sequence ATGAAAATAGCTGTATCGGCATGTTTGCTTGGTGAAAAAGTGAGATTTGATGGTGGGCACAAACATGATAGATTCATAACTGATGAGCTTGGAAAATATGCCTCTTTTGCTCCTTTTTGCCCTGAAATTATAGCCTTTGGAGTGCCTCGACCTTCTATCAGACTTGTAAACAAAGAAGATAGTTACCGTATAATTTCAAACAAAAACGGCGATGATTTGACTAATGAGCTTCAGGATAAATCATATCAAGAGTTTCGTAAAATCGTACAAAATGATTTAAGTGGGATAATTTTTAAGTCAAAATCGCCTAGTTGTGGGATGGGAAGTGCAAAAGCTTATCTAGAGAATGGTTTTGCTGATTCAAAAGCAGATGGATTGTTTGTAACTATCTGCAAAGAGAAGTTTCCACTGCTTCCAATGGAGGAGGAGGGAAGGCTTCAAGATGATTGGCTAAGAGAAAATTTTATCATGCAACTCTTTGCGTACAACTCATTTGAAGTTTTAAAAAAGAGTAATCCAACAATAAAAATGGTTGTTGATTTTCATACAAAAAATAAGTTTCTGCTTCAAGCAAAAGATGAGAAAATTTATAGAGTTCTTGGAAATATTGTTGGAAACCATGAAAAACTGCCATTTGATGAACTTCTCTCAAACTATGAGTACAACTTTAAGGTGGCTATCTCCAAAAAAAGCTCCATTGGAAGAAATAGAAATGTACTAGAACATATGAGCGGTTTTTTTAAAAATGAGCTAAGCAGTGTTGAAAAAGAGACACTGCATGAGCAGATAGAAGAGTATGCGCAAAAAATAGTGCCTATTGTTGTTCCGCTCTCAACCATAAAACTCTATGCTAAAAAATACAATACTAGCTATCTCTTAGGGCAAGCTTTTCTTGATCCATACCCAAAAGAGTTGGCTTTACGCTCAAGTTTGCTTAGCTCAAAGTAG
- the fabG gene encoding 3-oxoacyl-ACP reductase FabG, whose translation MKFSGKNVLVTGSSRGIGAEIAKVLAGYGLKVWINYRSGATEADAIKDAIESNGGRAAVIGFDVSSEEAFVDAIKTIVDCDGELSYLVNNAGITNDKLALRMKSEDFMSVINANLLSCFVGCREAMKVMRKKKSGSVVNIASIVGETGNAGQTNYSASKGGVIAMTKSFALEAASSGIRYNTITPGFIATEMTDVLSDEIKGSFTSKIPMGRFGNPSEIAEATAFLLSDHSSYITGETLKVNGGMNMA comes from the coding sequence ATGAAATTTAGTGGAAAAAACGTTTTAGTAACGGGTTCTAGTCGTGGCATAGGTGCAGAGATAGCAAAAGTTTTAGCTGGTTATGGACTAAAGGTTTGGATAAATTACAGAAGCGGTGCAACAGAAGCAGACGCTATAAAAGATGCGATTGAGTCAAATGGTGGAAGAGCCGCAGTTATCGGCTTTGATGTAAGCTCTGAAGAAGCATTTGTTGATGCGATAAAAACTATAGTTGACTGTGATGGAGAACTAAGCTACCTAGTAAACAATGCAGGAATTACAAACGATAAATTAGCACTCCGTATGAAGAGTGAAGATTTTATGTCGGTTATAAATGCCAACCTTCTCTCATGTTTTGTGGGTTGTCGTGAAGCTATGAAAGTTATGAGAAAGAAAAAATCTGGCTCAGTTGTAAATATCGCTTCAATTGTAGGTGAAACTGGAAACGCTGGACAGACTAACTACTCTGCAAGCAAAGGCGGAGTTATCGCTATGACTAAGAGTTTTGCACTTGAGGCAGCATCTAGCGGTATCCGTTACAACACCATCACTCCAGGTTTTATAGCAACAGAGATGACGGATGTGTTGAGCGATGAGATTAAAGGTAGCTTTACATCAAAGATACCGATGGGTCGTTTTGGAAATCCTAGTGAAATAGCAGAAGCAACTGCATTTTTACTCTCTGATCACTCAAGTTACATAACAGGTGAAACGCTAAAAGTAAATGGTGGAATGAATATGGCGTAA
- the gpmI gene encoding 2,3-bisphosphoglycerate-independent phosphoglycerate mutase: protein MAKKAILVITDGIGYSSGMEYNAFYNAQKPTYDKLFSNTPHSFIETHGLSVGLPEGQMGNSEVGHMSMGSGRVLYQDLVKISLSLSENRFRDNEAFRELLAKSSRLHLIGLMSDGGVHSHIDHFMGIADIAAKEGKEVFLHLITDGRDVSPTSAKKYLAQVEKHLGANIKIATVSGRFYSMDRDNRWERVQKGYEAIVKAEPKTTLNPSEYIDASYAKNETDEFIEPIAFDGYDGMSDNDSVLMINFRSDRMREITTAIGESNFSSFEKSDIKLHVATITEYDKNFSYPVLFKKDSPKNTLSEVISSAGLRQLHTAETEKYAHVTFFFNGGIDEPYENETRVLIPSPNVRTYDEKPQMSAKEVGEVVLKGMDEAYDFIVVNFANGDMVGHTGNLEAAKIAVNTVDSELGKILQKAKEMDYSVLITSDHGNCEEMRDDDGNILTNHTAGKVWCFVEAEGVSRVEDGGLNNIAPTILKLMGLEIPKEMDHSLV, encoded by the coding sequence TTGGCAAAAAAAGCTATTTTAGTCATCACAGATGGTATTGGTTACTCATCTGGGATGGAATATAACGCATTTTACAATGCTCAAAAGCCGACATACGACAAGCTGTTTTCAAATACTCCTCACTCTTTTATAGAAACGCATGGTCTTAGTGTTGGACTTCCTGAGGGGCAGATGGGTAACTCTGAAGTAGGTCATATGAGCATGGGCAGCGGCAGAGTACTTTATCAAGATTTGGTAAAAATTTCTCTCTCTCTTAGTGAAAATAGATTTAGAGACAATGAAGCCTTTAGGGAACTGTTGGCAAAATCTTCCAGACTTCATCTCATAGGACTTATGAGCGATGGCGGAGTTCATTCACATATAGATCATTTTATGGGAATTGCAGATATTGCGGCAAAAGAGGGTAAAGAAGTGTTTTTACATCTTATTACAGATGGTAGAGATGTCTCTCCAACTTCTGCAAAAAAGTATCTTGCACAGGTTGAAAAACACTTAGGCGCAAATATAAAGATAGCTACTGTATCTGGTCGTTTTTACTCAATGGATAGAGACAACCGTTGGGAGAGAGTGCAAAAAGGGTACGAAGCGATAGTAAAGGCAGAGCCAAAAACCACTCTAAATCCATCTGAATATATTGACGCTTCATACGCAAAAAATGAGACGGATGAATTTATAGAGCCAATTGCATTTGATGGATATGATGGCATGAGTGATAATGATAGCGTTTTGATGATAAATTTTAGAAGTGATAGAATGCGTGAGATTACAACAGCTATTGGGGAGAGTAATTTCAGCTCATTTGAAAAGTCAGATATAAAGCTACATGTAGCAACTATTACAGAGTATGACAAAAACTTCTCTTATCCTGTGCTCTTTAAAAAAGATTCGCCAAAAAACACTCTCAGTGAGGTTATATCTAGTGCTGGATTAAGACAGCTTCACACTGCCGAGACAGAAAAATATGCGCATGTAACATTCTTTTTTAATGGTGGCATTGATGAGCCATACGAGAATGAGACAAGAGTTCTCATCCCCTCGCCAAATGTTAGAACTTACGATGAAAAGCCGCAGATGAGCGCAAAAGAGGTTGGTGAAGTTGTACTAAAGGGCATGGATGAGGCGTATGACTTTATAGTTGTAAACTTTGCAAATGGCGATATGGTCGGACATACTGGTAATCTTGAAGCAGCGAAAATTGCAGTAAATACGGTAGATAGCGAACTTGGCAAGATTTTACAAAAAGCAAAAGAGATGGATTACTCAGTTCTTATCACTTCAGATCATGGGAATTGTGAAGAGATGAGAGATGATGATGGAAATATTTTAACAAATCATACAGCTGGAAAAGTTTGGTGTTTTGTTGAAGCAGAGGGAGTAAGCAGAGTAGAAGATGGTGGACTCAATAACATAGCGCCAACTATCTTAAAGCTTATGGGGCTTGAGATTCCCAAAGAGATGGATCATAGTTTAGTTTAA
- the mraY gene encoding phospho-N-acetylmuramoyl-pentapeptide-transferase, whose amino-acid sequence MLYWLSEILHINILGYITIRAGIAFFLALFFTLFLMPRFIRWAQSTSSHQPINEWAPQRHQGKAKTPTMGGIVFIFATILASLISIKFSNLYAVGAVLTLIFFSIIGFKDDIAKIKKNENLAGLKAKTKLILQTTFALIISIFLYTLSDFNTSLYVPFLKNPLFDMGIFAIFFWVIVIIATSNAVNLTDGLDGLATVPSITALASFSIIIYITGNVTMSSYLLMPNINIGEVAIVSSALIGALSGFLWYNCHPAEVFMGDSGSLTIGAFLGYLAIISKSEILLLLIGSIFVIETLSVILQVGSYKLRKKRVFLMAPIHHHFEMKNWAENKIIVRFWIIATLSNVIALITLKIR is encoded by the coding sequence TTGCTGTACTGGCTCTCAGAAATACTTCATATAAACATACTTGGATACATAACAATACGCGCTGGGATAGCTTTCTTTTTAGCCCTATTTTTTACACTTTTTTTAATGCCTCGCTTTATAAGATGGGCACAATCAACCTCTAGCCATCAACCTATTAATGAGTGGGCGCCACAGAGACATCAAGGCAAAGCAAAAACCCCTACTATGGGCGGAATTGTCTTTATCTTCGCAACTATTTTAGCTTCACTAATTAGTATAAAATTTTCTAATCTTTATGCAGTTGGTGCAGTTTTAACACTCATATTTTTTTCTATTATTGGTTTTAAAGATGATATTGCAAAAATTAAAAAAAATGAGAACCTCGCTGGGTTAAAAGCTAAAACAAAGCTAATTTTACAAACTACTTTTGCACTTATAATCTCCATATTTTTGTACACTCTCTCTGATTTCAACACCTCTTTATATGTTCCATTTTTAAAAAATCCTCTATTTGATATGGGTATTTTCGCTATCTTTTTTTGGGTGATTGTGATTATTGCAACATCAAATGCAGTAAACCTTACAGATGGACTTGATGGGCTAGCGACTGTTCCATCTATTACTGCCCTTGCATCTTTTAGCATTATAATTTATATAACGGGCAACGTAACTATGAGCTCTTATCTTCTTATGCCAAATATAAACATAGGAGAAGTAGCCATAGTATCAAGTGCGCTGATTGGGGCTTTAAGCGGATTTTTGTGGTATAACTGCCACCCTGCTGAAGTTTTTATGGGAGATAGCGGTTCTCTTACTATTGGAGCTTTTTTAGGCTATCTTGCGATTATCTCAAAGAGTGAGATTTTACTTCTTTTAATAGGCTCTATTTTTGTGATAGAGACGCTATCTGTAATCCTTCAAGTAGGAAGTTATAAACTAAGAAAAAAAAGAGTCTTTTTAATGGCTCCAATACATCACCATTTTGAGATGAAAAACTGGGCTGAAAATAAGATAATAGTCAGATTTTGGATTATTGCTACGCTATCGAATGTTATAGCGCTTATTACTCTAAAGATTCGTTAA
- the murD gene encoding UDP-N-acetylmuramoyl-L-alanine--D-glutamate ligase, giving the protein MQRVSLFGYGKTTKALSKLFKNPIFYDDKCTKPFIDEDGFRVKPASEFNPSYSDLEIPSPGIAPSNALIKRAKNLISEYDCFAHAAPLCVWISGTNGKTTTTQMMQHLLKDKGSLEGGNIGTPLADLDQNAQIWILETSSFTIHYTNKASPNIYVLLPITPDHLSWHGDMDEYVKAKLKPLSKMREGEVAIIPKAYKDVVTSSAYTIFYEDEKDLAKHFDIDTKRVNFKGAFLMDALLAMAVDKILFDRVNYEKINSFVIDPHRQEELSDIKGRLWVNDTKATNLDATIVAMKRYNDFFVHLILGGDDKGVDLNELFIFLKNCNVKIYNIGSNKDKLSDLAKKYAVEFELCKNLSDAVAKIDRSLKNGEVALLSPAAASLDEFKSYAHRGDQFKDAIKELR; this is encoded by the coding sequence ATGCAAAGAGTATCACTGTTTGGTTATGGCAAAACTACAAAAGCGCTCTCAAAACTTTTTAAAAATCCCATCTTTTATGATGATAAGTGCACAAAACCTTTTATTGATGAAGATGGCTTTAGAGTAAAACCTGCATCTGAATTTAATCCCTCTTACTCTGATTTAGAGATACCCTCCCCTGGAATTGCACCCTCAAATGCACTTATCAAAAGAGCAAAAAATCTCATTAGTGAGTATGACTGTTTTGCTCATGCAGCGCCACTTTGCGTTTGGATAAGCGGAACAAACGGAAAAACTACAACTACTCAAATGATGCAACACCTACTCAAAGACAAAGGGTCTCTTGAGGGCGGAAATATAGGAACTCCTTTAGCTGATTTGGATCAAAATGCTCAAATTTGGATACTAGAAACTAGCTCATTTACGATTCACTACACAAACAAAGCTTCGCCAAATATCTATGTTCTTCTCCCTATCACACCAGACCATTTAAGTTGGCATGGAGATATGGATGAGTATGTAAAGGCAAAGCTAAAACCGCTCTCTAAGATGAGAGAAGGTGAAGTAGCAATCATTCCAAAAGCCTATAAAGATGTAGTGACTTCTTCTGCTTATACTATTTTTTATGAAGATGAGAAAGATTTAGCAAAACACTTTGATATAGATACAAAAAGAGTGAATTTCAAAGGTGCTTTTTTGATGGACGCACTTTTGGCTATGGCAGTTGATAAGATACTTTTTGACAGAGTTAATTATGAAAAAATAAACTCTTTTGTTATAGATCCACATAGGCAAGAAGAGCTTAGCGACATCAAAGGTCGCCTATGGGTAAATGACACAAAAGCGACAAATCTAGATGCAACCATTGTAGCCATGAAACGATACAATGATTTTTTTGTTCATCTTATTTTAGGCGGCGATGATAAGGGTGTGGATTTAAATGAGCTTTTTATTTTTCTAAAAAATTGTAATGTTAAGATTTATAACATCGGCTCAAACAAAGATAAGCTCTCAGATCTTGCAAAAAAGTATGCTGTTGAGTTTGAGCTTTGTAAAAATCTCTCAGACGCAGTTGCGAAAATTGATAGGAGTCTAAAGAATGGTGAAGTGGCTCTTCTCTCTCCAGCAGCTGCAAGTCTTGATGAGTTCAAATCTTACGCACACAGAGGGGATCAATTTAAAGATGCCATCAAAGAGCTAAGATGA